A stretch of DNA from Leptolyngbyaceae cyanobacterium:
TGGTAACTTCATCAGTTTGTGCATTGCGGAATACGGCATCATAACGGCTAGCAACGTATCCTTCACCTGTATCTAAACTTTCATGGGTATCGATAGTAAAAGCCATTTTTCCCATTACTCGGCTGACTTGGCAAATTTCCGTACCTCGAATTTTATAATTCGAGCCCATTGCATCCCCTTTGACCAAAATTTCTAACGCGCCAGTCGAGTCTTCTTCACCCAAACTAAACTGGTTTTTACCGTGCGATTTTTCAAAGGAAGACCTTTTGCGGTGAGTAACGACATCTCGCATTTGGGTGTAAATACTTTCTTTTACCTGTTCGTCTTCTAAATCGAAG
This window harbors:
- a CDS encoding DUF3386 domain-containing protein; protein product: MTVQTSASELFRSAYENRYTWDANFPGYTADVEIKQGDEVYQGKIRINQDLTVEVFDLEDEQVKESIYTQMRDVVTHRKRSSFEKSHGKNQFSLGEEDSTGALEILVKGDAMGSNYKIRGTEICQVSRVMGKMAFTIDTHESLDTGEGYVASRYDAVFRNAQTDEVTRQLQFEDTYEKFGNYYIMTRQVVRSQEKGEQIITEFNFSNVKLLEPAVV